A single region of the Variovorax paradoxus genome encodes:
- a CDS encoding O-acetylhomoserine aminocarboxypropyltransferase/cysteine synthase family protein, with amino-acid sequence MSQNWKFETLSVHAGYSPEPTTRAVAPPIYQTVAYAFDSAQHGADLFDLKVPGNIYTRINNPTQDVLEQRLAALEGGIAALALASGQAAVTYAIQTIAEAGDNIVSSTALYGGTYNLFAHTLPQFGITTRFADHRDPTSFEKLFDEKTKAVFVESLGNPAGNVTDIAAIADIAHRHGVPLIVDNTVPSPYLSRPIEHGADIVVHSLTKYLGGHGTSIGGAIVDSGKFPWAQHKERFRRLNEPDVSYHGVVYTEALGPAAYIGRARVVPLRNTGAAISPFNAFLILQGIETLALRMDRISSNALAVAQHLKTHKAVNWVNYAALEDHPDHALAKKYFGGKSSGVLTFGIGSGREGGAKFLDALKLFTRLVNIGDVRSLATHPASTTHRQLSPEELARAGVTEDTVRLSVGIEHIEDLLADLDQALAAAAA; translated from the coding sequence ATGTCGCAGAACTGGAAATTCGAAACCCTGTCGGTGCACGCCGGCTATTCGCCCGAGCCGACCACGCGCGCCGTGGCGCCGCCCATCTATCAAACGGTGGCCTATGCGTTCGACAGCGCCCAGCACGGCGCGGACCTGTTCGACCTGAAGGTGCCGGGCAACATCTACACCCGCATCAACAACCCGACGCAAGACGTGCTCGAACAGCGCTTGGCCGCGCTCGAAGGCGGCATTGCGGCGCTCGCGCTGGCCTCGGGCCAGGCGGCGGTGACCTATGCGATCCAGACCATCGCCGAGGCGGGCGATAACATCGTCAGCAGCACCGCGCTGTATGGCGGCACCTACAACCTGTTTGCGCACACGCTGCCGCAGTTCGGCATTACCACGCGCTTTGCGGACCACCGCGATCCGACGAGCTTCGAGAAACTGTTCGACGAAAAGACAAAGGCGGTGTTCGTCGAGTCGCTCGGCAACCCGGCCGGCAACGTGACCGACATTGCGGCCATTGCCGACATTGCGCACCGCCACGGAGTGCCGCTGATCGTGGACAACACCGTGCCTTCGCCGTACCTGAGCCGGCCCATCGAGCATGGCGCCGACATCGTGGTGCATTCGCTCACCAAGTACCTGGGCGGACACGGCACGAGCATTGGCGGCGCCATCGTCGATTCGGGCAAGTTCCCCTGGGCGCAGCACAAGGAACGCTTCAGGCGCCTGAACGAGCCCGACGTGAGCTATCACGGCGTGGTCTACACCGAAGCGCTGGGCCCGGCGGCCTATATTGGCCGCGCGCGCGTGGTGCCGCTGCGCAACACAGGCGCGGCCATTTCGCCGTTCAATGCCTTCTTGATCCTGCAGGGCATCGAAACGCTGGCGCTGCGCATGGACCGCATCAGCAGCAACGCGCTTGCGGTGGCGCAGCACCTCAAGACGCACAAGGCGGTCAACTGGGTCAACTATGCGGCGCTGGAAGACCACCCCGATCACGCATTGGCGAAGAAATACTTCGGCGGCAAGTCGAGCGGCGTGCTGACCTTCGGCATTGGAAGCGGCCGTGAGGGCGGGGCGAAGTTTCTCGACGCGCTGAAGCTCTTCACGCGGCTGGTGAACATTGGCGACGTGCGCTCGCTGGCGACGCACCCGGCCTCGACCACGCACCGGCAACTCTCGCCGGAAGAGCTTGCGCGGGCCGGTGTCACCGAGGACACCGTGCGCCTGTCGGTGGGCATCGAGCACATCGAAGACCTGCTGGCCGATCTCGACCAGGCGCTTGCCGCCGCAGCCGCCTGA
- a CDS encoding TOBE domain-containing protein, translating into MSIQAINVRNQFKGKVREIIRGDVVSEVDVETAWGIVTSVITTRSVDELQLKVGSDVVALVKSTEVSIAKL; encoded by the coding sequence ATGTCCATTCAAGCCATCAACGTACGCAACCAGTTCAAGGGCAAGGTCCGCGAGATCATCCGCGGCGACGTCGTCTCCGAAGTCGATGTCGAAACCGCCTGGGGCATCGTGACCTCGGTCATCACCACGCGCTCCGTCGACGAGCTTCAGCTCAAGGTGGGCTCCGACGTGGTCGCTCTCGTCAAGTCCACGGAGGTTTCGATCGCAAAGCTCTGA
- the epsC gene encoding serine O-acetyltransferase EpsC, with protein sequence MVNFDVSDIVRALHGARNEWRDSQRRSREPGAREFPSRDALAQIVESLKGALFPMRLGPPELRHESEDFYVGHTLNTALHALLVQARLELNFNARHDPRPASEIDQIATNAVRQFANALPGLRRLLDSDVLAAYQGDPAARSVDEVLLCYPGVLAMIHHRLAHRLYELDLPLLARIVAELAHAQTGIDIHPGAKIDAGFFMDHGTGVVIGETAVIGKRVRLYQAVTLGAKRFPTDAEGNLQKGLPRHPVVEDDVVIYAGATILGRVTLGKGAVIGGNVWITDDVPAGASVTQASLQNAPKTGAP encoded by the coding sequence ATGGTCAATTTTGATGTGAGCGACATCGTTCGGGCGCTGCACGGTGCGCGCAACGAATGGCGCGACTCGCAGCGCCGCTCGCGCGAGCCCGGTGCGCGCGAATTTCCGTCGCGCGATGCACTTGCGCAGATCGTTGAGTCGCTCAAGGGGGCGCTGTTTCCCATGCGGCTCGGGCCGCCGGAGCTGCGCCATGAGAGCGAGGACTTCTACGTCGGCCACACGCTGAACACCGCCTTGCACGCGCTGCTGGTGCAGGCACGCCTGGAGCTGAATTTCAATGCCCGCCACGATCCGCGCCCCGCGAGCGAGATCGACCAGATCGCCACCAATGCCGTCCGCCAGTTTGCGAACGCGCTGCCGGGATTGCGCCGCCTGCTCGACAGCGACGTGCTCGCGGCCTACCAAGGCGACCCGGCGGCGCGCAGCGTGGACGAAGTACTGCTGTGCTACCCAGGCGTGCTGGCAATGATTCACCACCGGCTCGCGCACCGGCTTTACGAACTCGACCTGCCGCTCCTGGCGCGCATCGTGGCCGAGTTGGCGCATGCGCAAACGGGCATCGACATCCACCCTGGCGCCAAGATCGACGCGGGCTTTTTCATGGACCACGGCACGGGTGTCGTCATCGGTGAAACGGCGGTCATCGGCAAGCGCGTGCGGCTCTACCAGGCCGTGACGCTGGGCGCCAAGCGCTTTCCGACCGATGCCGAGGGCAACCTGCAAAAGGGCCTGCCGCGGCACCCGGTGGTGGAAGACGACGTGGTGATCTACGCTGGCGCCACCATCCTCGGGCGGGTCACGCTGGGCAAGGGCGCGGTCATCGGCGGCAACGTGTGGATTACCGACGACGTGCCCGCCGGCGCGAGCGTGACGCAGGCCAGCCTGCAGAACGCGCCGAAGACCGGCGCCCCGTAG
- a CDS encoding NAD(P)/FAD-dependent oxidoreductase, with the protein MSSPQATSSASSMPRTADESCDVLVIGGGPAGSTISALLAQQGRKVVLLEKAHHPRFHIGESLLPANVELFDKLGVRDQVEKIGMPKFGIEFVSPDHEHRSYVDFAEGWDKSLDSAWQVRRSELDELLFRNAATRGAQTLEGCKVRDVAFDADGATVQAEMDDGAKRSWRARFVVDATGRDTLLANKFRCKEKNPDHNSTALFGHFTNAERLEGKKEGNISICWFPHGWFWFIPLADGTTSVGAVCWPYYLKTRDKPLKDFFYDTIALCPVLVDRLKNATLVDDAVHATGNFSYSSTHATGDRYLMLGDAFTFIDPMFSSGVYLAMHSAFDGADLVATALDKPAELAPARRDFEAMMRKGPREYSWFIYRVTNPTIRDMFMHPGNPFRVKEGLMSLLAGDIYRGTPIWRALGMFKFLYYFISISHMRRTWEGWKRHRFNIRDMGALKGETILKSE; encoded by the coding sequence ATGTCCTCGCCCCAAGCTACTTCTTCCGCATCTTCCATGCCGCGGACGGCCGACGAATCCTGCGATGTACTCGTGATCGGCGGCGGACCTGCGGGTTCGACCATTTCAGCGCTGCTCGCCCAACAGGGCCGCAAGGTGGTTCTGCTCGAAAAGGCGCATCACCCGCGCTTTCACATCGGCGAATCGCTGCTGCCGGCCAACGTGGAGCTTTTCGACAAGCTCGGCGTGCGTGACCAGGTCGAGAAGATCGGCATGCCCAAGTTCGGCATCGAGTTTGTCTCGCCCGACCACGAACACCGAAGCTATGTCGACTTTGCCGAAGGCTGGGACAAGTCGCTCGACTCCGCCTGGCAGGTGCGCCGCTCGGAACTCGACGAGCTGCTGTTTCGCAATGCCGCCACACGCGGCGCGCAAACGCTCGAAGGCTGCAAGGTGCGCGACGTGGCGTTCGATGCCGACGGCGCCACGGTTCAGGCCGAAATGGACGACGGCGCCAAGCGCAGCTGGCGCGCGCGCTTCGTGGTCGATGCCACGGGCCGCGACACGCTGCTGGCCAACAAATTCCGCTGCAAGGAAAAGAACCCCGACCACAACAGCACGGCATTGTTCGGCCACTTCACCAATGCCGAAAGGCTCGAGGGCAAGAAGGAAGGCAACATCAGCATCTGCTGGTTTCCGCACGGCTGGTTCTGGTTCATTCCGCTGGCGGACGGCACCACCAGCGTGGGCGCGGTGTGCTGGCCTTACTACCTGAAGACGCGCGACAAGCCGCTGAAGGACTTTTTCTACGACACCATCGCGCTTTGCCCGGTGCTGGTGGACCGGCTGAAGAACGCCACGCTGGTGGACGACGCGGTGCATGCCACCGGAAACTTTTCGTACTCGAGCACCCATGCCACGGGCGACCGCTACCTGATGCTGGGTGATGCGTTCACCTTCATCGACCCGATGTTCTCGTCCGGCGTGTACCTGGCCATGCACAGCGCATTCGACGGCGCCGATCTGGTGGCCACGGCACTCGACAAGCCGGCCGAACTGGCGCCCGCGCGCAGGGACTTCGAAGCCATGATGCGCAAGGGCCCGCGCGAGTATTCGTGGTTCATCTACCGCGTGACCAACCCGACCATCCGCGACATGTTCATGCACCCGGGCAATCCGTTCCGCGTGAAGGAAGGGTTGATGTCGCTGCTGGCCGGCGACATCTATCGCGGCACGCCGATCTGGCGGGCACTCGGCATGTTCAAGTTTCTCTACTACTTCATCTCGATCAGCCACATGCGCCGCACGTGGGAGGGATGGAAGCGGCACCGCTTCAACATTCGCGACATGGGCGCGCTGAAGGGCGAGACGATTCTCAAATCGGAGTAG
- a CDS encoding Asp/Glu/hydantoin racemase, translating into MTDAIAFLHTSQLHVPTFERLTREIAPELEVRHLVREELLQEARACGIDNPKLAARVHDAMREAASDGAAVVACTCSTIGGIAEKTATGGAFTAQRIDRAMAERAVRAGPRVLIAAALESTLEPTTALILSTAAQAGAGVKPSVLWIEEAWPYFEAGDTARYIGTLAKAIRTAAVAADAVVLAQASMAPVAHELADLGIEVLASPAPGVAHAVATLRASRTAWAAQAAALGSPAASATPI; encoded by the coding sequence ATGACCGACGCCATCGCTTTCCTCCACACCTCACAGCTTCATGTGCCGACCTTCGAGCGCCTCACCCGCGAGATTGCGCCCGAACTCGAGGTGCGCCACCTGGTAAGGGAAGAACTGCTGCAGGAAGCCCGCGCCTGCGGCATCGACAACCCCAAGCTGGCTGCCCGCGTGCACGACGCGATGCGCGAGGCCGCATCCGACGGCGCCGCCGTGGTTGCATGCACCTGCTCCACCATTGGCGGCATTGCGGAAAAAACCGCGACGGGCGGCGCCTTCACCGCCCAGCGCATCGACCGCGCCATGGCCGAGCGCGCGGTGCGCGCCGGTCCGCGCGTGTTGATTGCAGCCGCGCTCGAAAGCACGCTGGAGCCCACCACGGCGCTGATTCTTTCGACCGCGGCGCAGGCCGGCGCGGGCGTCAAGCCGAGCGTGCTTTGGATCGAGGAGGCCTGGCCCTACTTCGAGGCCGGCGACACCGCCCGCTACATCGGGACGCTGGCCAAGGCCATTCGCACCGCCGCTGTCGCCGCCGACGCGGTGGTTCTGGCGCAGGCGTCCATGGCGCCGGTTGCGCATGAACTGGCAGACCTGGGCATCGAGGTGCTCGCGAGTCCCGCCCCGGGCGTTGCGCATGCGGTGGCAACGCTGCGCGCCTCGCGCACGGCATGGGCCGCGCAGGCGGCCGCTCTCGGCAGCCCCGCTGCTTCCGCTACTCCGATTTGA
- the panE gene encoding 2-dehydropantoate 2-reductase has translation MRFLMVGAGALGGYFGGRLLEAGRDVTFLLRPRRAAQIEKTGLVVQSPFGNLQLPSPPHVLAEDIKAPFDVIVVGSKAYDLDSTMESFAAAVGPNTVILPLLNGMNHIERLVARFGDERVLGGLCMISATLDDEGRVLHLNDMHGLSYGERAGGRSARVDAIAAQFAGAKFDATASETISQDMWEKWVFIASAAGLTSLMRASIGDIASAGGQDVALAIFDECCAIAAHNGFAPRPAAIERGRAIMTAPGSPMTASMYKDIVRGAPVEADHIVGDLLGRAPAGRSATPSVLRIAYIHLKAYEAQRARQAT, from the coding sequence ATGAGATTCTTGATGGTGGGTGCCGGCGCACTCGGCGGTTATTTTGGCGGCCGTTTGCTGGAGGCGGGACGCGACGTCACCTTTCTGCTGCGGCCCCGGCGCGCGGCGCAAATCGAGAAGACGGGTCTGGTGGTCCAGAGCCCATTCGGCAACCTGCAATTGCCCTCACCGCCCCACGTGCTGGCTGAAGACATCAAGGCACCATTCGACGTGATCGTGGTCGGCAGCAAGGCCTACGACCTCGACTCGACCATGGAATCGTTCGCAGCGGCCGTCGGGCCGAACACGGTCATTCTTCCCCTGCTCAACGGCATGAACCACATCGAGCGCCTGGTCGCGCGGTTCGGCGACGAGCGCGTGCTGGGCGGCCTCTGCATGATCTCGGCCACGCTGGACGACGAAGGCCGCGTGCTGCATCTCAACGACATGCACGGCCTGAGCTACGGCGAGCGCGCCGGCGGGCGTTCGGCCCGCGTCGATGCCATCGCAGCCCAGTTCGCGGGCGCGAAGTTCGACGCCACCGCAAGCGAAACCATCTCGCAGGACATGTGGGAAAAATGGGTTTTCATTGCCTCGGCGGCCGGCCTCACGAGCCTGATGCGCGCATCCATCGGCGACATCGCAAGCGCTGGCGGCCAGGACGTGGCGCTTGCGATCTTCGATGAATGCTGCGCCATTGCCGCGCACAACGGCTTCGCGCCGCGCCCGGCAGCCATCGAACGAGGCCGCGCCATCATGACGGCACCGGGCTCGCCGATGACCGCATCGATGTACAAGGACATCGTGCGCGGCGCGCCGGTCGAGGCCGACCACATTGTGGGAGACCTGCTGGGCCGCGCACCGGCAGGCCGCTCGGCGACGCCTTCGGTGCTGCGCATCGCCTACATTCACCTGAAGGCCTACGAGGCGCAGCGCGCCCGCCAAGCCACCTGA
- a CDS encoding NADPH-dependent FMN reductase yields MSQTRIAVIVGSLRKDSYNHKLALALAHLAPSDFTFEHLRIDDLPLYNQDDDGNPAASVKRLKTEIAAAQGLLFVTPEYNRSFSGVLKNAIDHASRPYGQSAWGGKPAAVVGISVGATGTALAQQHLRNVLAYLDVPTMGSPEIFLQFKDGLFDDKGHIGNEGTKKFLQGWMDKYVAWIKTHSAV; encoded by the coding sequence ATGAGCCAGACCCGAATTGCCGTGATCGTCGGCAGCCTTCGCAAGGATTCGTACAACCACAAGCTGGCCCTTGCGCTGGCGCACCTTGCGCCCTCGGATTTCACCTTCGAGCATTTGCGCATCGACGATCTGCCCCTGTACAACCAGGACGACGACGGCAACCCGGCGGCTTCGGTGAAGCGGCTGAAGACCGAGATTGCGGCGGCGCAAGGTTTGTTGTTCGTAACGCCCGAATACAACCGCTCTTTTTCCGGCGTGCTGAAGAACGCCATCGACCACGCGTCGCGGCCCTATGGGCAGAGTGCCTGGGGCGGCAAGCCCGCAGCGGTGGTGGGTATCTCCGTGGGGGCGACCGGCACTGCGCTGGCGCAGCAGCATTTGCGCAACGTGCTGGCTTACCTGGACGTTCCGACGATGGGCTCGCCCGAGATATTCCTGCAGTTCAAGGACGGCCTGTTCGACGACAAGGGCCACATCGGCAACGAGGGCACGAAGAAGTTCCTGCAGGGGTGGATGGACAAATACGTCGCCTGGATCAAGACCCACTCGGCTGTCTGA
- a CDS encoding FMN-dependent NADH-azoreductase, with the protein MKLLHVDSSILSTNSTSRLLTAEIVAAWKAAHPDTTVEYLDLAVNTPPHFSADALGIKTGVQAQPTEAQQRENELSEKLVSQFLASDVIVVGAPLYNFSIPTQLKAWIDRLAQIGRTFKYTDKGPVGLAGGKTVIVASSRGGIYSTTEGGRAMEHQESYLKAILGFFGVTDVRFVRAEGLAMGDAPKAAALAAARADILTATAEAANQKDVAQAA; encoded by the coding sequence ATGAAACTGCTCCACGTCGATTCCAGCATCCTGAGTACCAATTCGACCTCCCGCCTCCTTACGGCCGAGATCGTGGCCGCATGGAAAGCCGCGCATCCGGACACCACCGTCGAATACCTCGACCTCGCGGTGAACACTCCGCCGCATTTCAGCGCCGATGCGCTGGGCATCAAGACGGGCGTGCAGGCCCAGCCGACCGAAGCCCAGCAGCGCGAAAACGAGCTCTCCGAAAAGCTCGTGAGCCAGTTCCTCGCCTCCGACGTCATCGTGGTCGGCGCGCCGCTGTACAACTTCTCGATTCCGACCCAGCTCAAGGCCTGGATCGATCGCCTCGCCCAGATCGGCCGCACCTTCAAATACACCGACAAGGGCCCCGTGGGCCTGGCCGGCGGCAAGACGGTGATCGTGGCGTCCAGCCGCGGCGGCATCTACTCGACCACCGAAGGCGGCCGGGCCATGGAACACCAGGAGAGCTACCTGAAGGCGATCCTCGGCTTCTTCGGCGTCACCGACGTGCGCTTCGTGCGCGCCGAAGGCCTGGCCATGGGCGATGCACCCAAGGCCGCCGCGCTGGCTGCCGCACGCGCCGACATCCTCACGGCAACGGCCGAAGCCGCCAACCAGAAGGACGTGGCACAAGCCGCCTGA
- a CDS encoding LysR family transcriptional regulator, protein MQDLNDMVFFAEVAERGGFAAASRALGVPKSRLSRRVADLEERLGVQLMQRSTRRLSLTPAGEIYLRHSAAMRDAAQAAAEAVAQVQTEPSGTVRLSCPISIAHSGLGRLLPQFMERYPGVRVDLRVMNRPVDLIEEGIDIALRVRPAIEDSTTLVAKVLGTSRAVLVMRPDLLKRQGPVKTPADLVRLQTASMSASGEGRSEWRLEGPNGEIYTHVHTPRYVADDLATLQLAVLEGAGATLLPGYMCRDDVEAGRLARVLPEWGPPAVIAHMVFPARRALVPAVRRLIDFLAEHLHGSETGMY, encoded by the coding sequence ATGCAAGACCTCAACGACATGGTTTTCTTTGCTGAAGTGGCGGAGCGGGGCGGCTTTGCCGCGGCAAGCCGCGCGCTGGGTGTTCCCAAGTCACGGCTGTCGCGCCGCGTGGCCGATCTCGAGGAGCGGCTGGGCGTGCAACTGATGCAGCGCAGCACGCGGCGGCTTTCGCTCACCCCGGCGGGCGAGATCTACCTGAGGCACTCGGCGGCCATGCGCGACGCAGCGCAGGCGGCGGCGGAGGCTGTGGCGCAGGTGCAGACGGAGCCGAGCGGCACGGTGCGCCTGAGCTGCCCCATTTCAATCGCGCACAGCGGGTTGGGCCGGTTGCTGCCGCAGTTCATGGAGCGCTACCCCGGCGTGCGGGTCGACCTGCGGGTGATGAACAGGCCGGTCGACCTGATCGAGGAAGGCATCGACATCGCCTTGCGCGTGCGGCCGGCCATCGAGGACAGCACCACTTTGGTGGCCAAGGTGCTGGGAACGAGCCGCGCGGTGCTGGTGATGAGGCCGGACTTGCTGAAGCGCCAGGGCCCGGTGAAAACGCCAGCCGACCTTGTGCGGCTCCAGACCGCGTCCATGTCAGCCAGCGGCGAGGGGCGCAGCGAATGGCGGCTCGAGGGCCCGAACGGCGAGATTTATACGCACGTTCATACACCCCGCTATGTGGCGGACGATCTCGCGACACTGCAGCTTGCCGTGCTCGAGGGCGCTGGTGCGACCTTGCTGCCCGGCTACATGTGCCGTGACGACGTGGAAGCGGGCCGCCTGGCGAGAGTGCTGCCCGAGTGGGGGCCTCCAGCCGTCATTGCGCACATGGTCTTTCCGGCGCGACGGGCACTGGTGCCGGCGGTGCGGCGGTTGATCGACTTCCTGGCCGAGCACCTGCACGGCAGTGAAACCGGCATGTACTAG
- a CDS encoding peroxiredoxin: MATLRLGDTAPNFTQDSSEGPLDFYQWAGDSWVVFFSHPADFTPVCTTELGKTAALSGEFAKRGVKPIALSVDPATKHKEWIGDINETQNTTVNFPIVADHDRKVADLYDLIHPNASATATVRSVFIIDPKKVIRATITYPASTGRNFDEILRVIDSLQLTDSHKVATPVNWKDGDDVVIVPSIQDPAELAERFPKGFKAVKPYLRITPQPNK, encoded by the coding sequence ATGGCGACCCTGCGACTCGGCGACACAGCCCCCAATTTCACCCAGGACTCCAGCGAAGGCCCCCTCGACTTCTATCAGTGGGCCGGCGATTCGTGGGTCGTGTTCTTCTCGCACCCGGCCGATTTCACGCCCGTTTGCACCACCGAGCTCGGCAAGACCGCGGCGCTGTCGGGCGAATTTGCCAAGCGCGGCGTGAAGCCAATTGCATTGAGCGTCGACCCGGCCACCAAGCACAAGGAATGGATCGGCGACATCAACGAAACGCAGAACACCACGGTGAACTTCCCGATCGTGGCCGACCACGACCGCAAGGTGGCCGACCTGTACGACCTGATTCACCCCAACGCATCGGCCACGGCCACGGTGCGCAGCGTGTTCATCATCGATCCGAAGAAGGTGATTCGCGCGACCATCACGTACCCGGCCTCCACCGGCCGCAATTTCGACGAAATCTTGCGCGTGATCGATTCGCTGCAGCTCACCGACAGCCACAAGGTGGCGACGCCCGTGAACTGGAAGGACGGCGACGACGTGGTGATCGTCCCGAGCATCCAGGACCCGGCCGAACTGGCGGAGCGCTTTCCCAAGGGCTTCAAGGCCGTGAAGCCTTACCTGCGCATCACGCCGCAGCCCAACAAGTAA
- a CDS encoding RBBP9/YdeN family alpha/beta hydrolase, whose protein sequence is MQTSVIIVPGWRDSGPGHWQSLWQERIPGAARVVQDDWASPKREAWVSTLARLVLESSGPVVIAAHSLGCIATAHLPAEAATRIQGALLVAPADPERRAVLSDFAPVPYAALPYRSIVVASSNDPYCPIRLAGAYSRAWGSEFVRMQNAGHINVDSGHGDWPLGLALLQSLTDEPAAWPAGREFSENLATT, encoded by the coding sequence ATGCAGACTTCCGTGATCATCGTGCCCGGCTGGCGCGACTCCGGGCCCGGCCATTGGCAGAGCCTGTGGCAGGAGCGCATTCCGGGCGCGGCACGGGTGGTGCAGGACGACTGGGCGTCGCCCAAGCGCGAGGCCTGGGTGTCCACGCTGGCCAGGCTGGTGCTCGAAAGCTCCGGCCCGGTGGTGATTGCTGCGCACAGCCTGGGCTGCATTGCCACGGCGCACCTGCCGGCCGAGGCGGCCACGCGCATCCAAGGAGCGCTGCTGGTGGCACCGGCCGACCCCGAGCGCCGGGCCGTGCTGTCCGACTTTGCGCCGGTGCCGTATGCGGCCCTGCCGTACCGCAGCATCGTGGTGGCGAGCAGCAACGACCCGTATTGCCCCATCCGCCTGGCCGGCGCATATTCCCGCGCCTGGGGCAGTGAGTTTGTCCGCATGCAGAATGCGGGGCATATCAACGTCGATTCGGGGCATGGAGACTGGCCGCTCGGCCTGGCCTTGCTCCAGTCGTTGACCGACGAGCCCGCCGCCTGGCCGGCGGGCCGTGAATTTTCAGAAAACTTGGCAACCACATGA
- a CDS encoding sulfate ABC transporter substrate-binding protein produces MTSRLKTFAAVLALASSALAGSSAFAQGTTLLNASYDVAREFYKDYNAAFVAHYKKATGKDVKIDQSHGGSSAQARAVADGLDADVVTMNTSTDIDFLANTGVVAKDWNKQFPENASPTTSTMLFLVRNGNPKGIKDWEDLVKPGVQVVIVNPKTGGNGRYAYLAAWGYVKKKGGTDAQAAEFVGKLFKNVPVLARGGRDATTAFLQRNIGDALITFESEVVSIDREFGTGKVDSVYPSISIVAENPVALVERTIKKKGTGELAKAYLDWLYSEEAQEIAAKHALRPRSQAVLKKHAATFKPLQLFTVQELFGSLGDAQKVHFNDGGQFDKLYTPGAK; encoded by the coding sequence ATGACTTCCAGACTCAAGACCTTCGCCGCCGTGCTCGCGTTGGCGTCCTCCGCACTTGCAGGCAGCAGCGCCTTTGCCCAGGGCACCACGCTGCTGAACGCCTCGTACGACGTGGCGCGCGAGTTCTACAAGGACTACAACGCGGCGTTCGTGGCCCACTACAAGAAGGCCACGGGCAAGGACGTGAAGATCGACCAGTCGCATGGCGGCTCCAGTGCGCAGGCGCGCGCCGTGGCCGACGGCCTCGATGCCGATGTGGTGACGATGAACACCTCCACCGACATCGACTTCCTGGCCAACACTGGCGTGGTCGCGAAAGACTGGAACAAGCAGTTCCCCGAAAACGCATCGCCGACCACCTCGACCATGCTGTTCCTGGTGCGCAACGGCAATCCCAAGGGCATCAAGGACTGGGAAGACCTGGTCAAGCCGGGCGTGCAGGTGGTCATCGTCAACCCCAAGACCGGCGGCAACGGGCGCTATGCCTACCTTGCGGCCTGGGGCTACGTGAAGAAGAAGGGCGGCACCGACGCCCAGGCGGCAGAGTTCGTGGGCAAGCTGTTCAAGAACGTGCCGGTGCTGGCGCGCGGCGGGCGCGATGCAACCACTGCATTCCTGCAGCGCAACATCGGCGACGCGTTGATCACCTTCGAGTCCGAAGTGGTGTCGATCGACCGCGAGTTCGGCACGGGCAAGGTCGATTCGGTCTACCCGTCGATCAGCATCGTGGCCGAGAACCCGGTGGCACTGGTCGAGCGCACGATCAAGAAGAAGGGTACCGGCGAGCTCGCCAAGGCCTACCTCGACTGGCTCTATTCCGAAGAGGCGCAGGAAATTGCGGCCAAGCATGCGCTGCGTCCGCGTTCGCAGGCCGTGCTCAAGAAGCACGCCGCCACGTTCAAGCCGCTGCAGTTGTTCACGGTGCAAGAGCTTTTTGGCAGCCTCGGCGATGCACAGAAGGTGCACTTCAACGACGGCGGCCAGTTCGACAAGCTCTACACCCCTGGCGCAAAGTAA